TGAAAAAAGTAATGACGGTTTAACAATTATTGAAAAGTTAGAAAAATATTCAAATGTTAATTTTGCGGTGGTGCTGTTAACATTTGACGATTTAGGAAACGAGAAAAATAAACCCTCGAAAAATAATAGAGCTAGACAAAATGTAATTCTTGAATTAGGTTACTTCATAGGAAAAATTGGAAGGAAAAATGTAATGCCACTTTATGAAATTGGTGTTGAACTCCCAAGCGACATTTCAGGAATACTATATACTCCATTAGATGATACTGAAAGTTGGAAAATTAAATTGTTAAAAGAATTGAAGTCAGCAGGTTTCAATGTAGATGCAAACGACATTTTATAGAAATAGTATTTTTTATTTACAATATTTATCAACTTTTTTTTAAATATTCTTAAGTTATTTCAAGTACTTTAATTACTCCCTTCCCCCAGCTCCTCCGAAGTCGCAGAAATCTCAAATTTACCAGACTCGGAATGGATGATGACCATTGCCTTGCCGTTAAAAAGTGGGATGCTTTCACTGCGAAATGACTGGAAATTCTGGGGATTCCCGTTGTCAATACCTGCAATGGTGGCGTCACCTTTCAGGCTGATTTTGATTACATTGGCAGCTGTCGGGCACTCCCGACCGGCCTGGTCGGTAACGCTTAACTCAAAGAAATAATAATCTGCTTTTTCTTTCAGGGTGTTGTCTTTCGTGATTTTCACTTTTACAGGTGCAGTGGTGGTGGCGATGGTTTTTTCGGCCACACGCACCCCATTTTTATAGGCTACCACTTTGAGTTCGCCCGGTTGGTAGGTCACATTTTCCCACATCAACCTAAACCGCTCCACGGAATTGTCGGACTTAGGATTCTTGCATTTTTTGCCTTGCGATACGCCATTGACAAACAACTCGGCACAGTCACCTGAAGTATATACAAATACCGGCACGTTTTGGCCCAGTCTCTCCGGCCAGTTCCAGTGTGGCAACACATGCAGGGTGGTATCGGTGGTGTTCCAGTAGCTTTTGTATAGAAAATAGCGGTCTTTGGGCATGCCGCACAAGTCCACAATACCAAAATAGGAACTACGAGAAGATGCAGTGACCGGCAGGCCATTTTCTTTGGTCCAGTCGTTGGTATAGGGCGTTGGCTCACCCAGATAATCGATGCCAGTCCACACAAACTCGCCGGCGATGTAGGGTTCGTCTTGCTGCCACATAAAATCGTCGTCAGAAATCTCAGCCCAATACGGGGCGTTGAAGTCATAAGAACTCATCTGCAAGGCACTGGAAACCTGGGTTTTATCTTTTGGAAGCGGGAATTCATAATACCCTCTGCTGCTGATGGTTGAAGCCGACTCGCTTACTATTACGCTTTTGTTAGGTTCCATCTGCCGGGCAAGGCCATATCGCCTGCCGTAATTCCAGCTGTGAACGTCATAAAAGTCAAAATGACGTGTTTTGGTCGCAGGAAAAATATCGCAAGCCATGGTGATGGGTCGGGTGGGATCGTATTTTTTAACGTAGTTTATCATCGTTTGCAACTTGTCAAAACCTCCGTTGAGGTTGAGTTGCTGATCGGCCATCTCATTACCCACGCTCCAGATAAACACCGAAGGGTGGTTGCGGTCGCGGCGAACAAAGTTGCCAATATTGCGTTTGGCGAAAGCATCAAAATCAGTGGTGTCGGTGATATCGGCCTTGGCGTCGTATTTGTCAAAAGCCTCATTGAAAACCAAAAAACCCATGCGGTCGCAAAGCTCCAACAGCTCAGGTGCGGGTACATTATGGCTGGTACGAATGGCATTGCAACCCATGTTTTTCATAATCAAAAGCTGACGTTTGAAAACTTTTTCGTCAAAAGCCATACCCAATGGTCCCAGGTCGGCATGAAGGTTAACCCCTTTGAGCTGCACCCGCTGGTCGTTGAGAAACAGGCCGTTATCAGGCGTGATTCTGATATCTCTTATTCCGAAATCAGTCCGGGTTACATCTAAAAGTGTGTTGCCTTCGAAAATGGAAGTCTCAACTTCATACAATTCGGGGTGCTCCAGTGACCATCTTGCCGGATTGGGAAGGGTAAGTGTATTTTCGGCATTTTTACTCTGACCTGCTTTTATTTCCATCTCAACCCAGAAATCGACCCCGGTAAATTTTCCGTCTTTGTAGATTTTTTGAATGACTTTCAATTTTTTATCTGAAAGCGACTCGTTTTTTATGGCTGATCTTACCAATATATCGGCATAGTGCGGCTTCAGAATGGCGGTTTGGACCTGCGTACCCCAGATATTGGTATGTACAGGATTAAGGGCAATCAGAGTTACTTTGCGATAAATGCCCGCTCCCGGATACCATCGGCTGTCATGCTGGCGGGTATCGGCGTGTACTGACAGCAGATTTTCGCCTTTTTTCTTTAAAAATGAGGTAATATCTATATAAAATGAATTGTATCCATAGTCCCAACCCCCTGCTTTTTGTCCATTCACAAAAACCTGAGGCTGAGCCATAACGCCATCAAAAAGCAGGATGTATTTTTTCTCAGTTTCGGATGCGGGCACGTTAAATTTCAGTCTGTACCAACCCTCTCCTTTCCAGGGAAGTTTTCCCGTGTTTCCATCACCGTCTGGGATAAACGGCCCAGCGATAGCCCAGTCGTGCGGCACGGTAACTGAAGCCCATTTGGAATCGTCGAGTTTTTCGGTTTGAGCATTGACAACGGCTCCTTTTTGGAATTTCCAACCATTTTTTAGAATAGTAAGGGTGCGTTCCTGAGCTGAAACCAATCCAGAGAACAGTAGAATGATGGCGAGTGTTTTTTTCATGATATCGTTTGACCTCACCCCCGACCCCTCTCCAGAGGAGAGGGGAGTTTGGATTGGGGATTTTATTTATGGCAAAATTATATATTCACTTTTTCAAAAAAAATGAGATTGGGTGGGTTTTGGTGTGAGATTTTTTGGGGGTGGAAAATTGTAAAATATAAGAAGTGGAATATTTTCTTTTAAATGTTGGAATATTTTCCTATTTTTACGTGATTAATATTTCAGACTATGACACTTTCGATGTTAGATAAACGACAAAACGATATTATTGGGAAGATTCCTGCTATACATGATTCAACCAAATTTTTTCTTTTTGTAGCAAATAGTTCTCAAGATTCAGATTATGTAAGTATTCTAAATAAGTTATTTACTTTAAATGATAACCTTTTGGCTGATTGGCTAAATATATCCTCAAGAACATTTAGAAATTACCGCAAAAATCCTGAGCTCTCCCTTAAAGAAAACACAAAAGAGCATATTTTGGTATTGCTATCCCTTTATAAGCACGGTATTGAGACTTTCGGAAATAAAGACGATTTTGAGAAATGGCTTTCTTTACCCAATATATTGCTCGACAGCAAACCACCTGTAAGTTTTTTGGATACTATCATGGGAATCAAATTCATAGATAACCGCCTCACAGCCATCGAATATGGGGAAAATGCATAATTATGATTGTTTTTAATATCAGAAAAGCAAAATTTGCAAGGGAGTTAAGTGCATCAGGGATAGAAAACCGATGGAATAAAGAAGATGAATTTGTAATATATACTGGAAGTTCTGTTTCACTTGCGACTCTGGAAATGGTGGCACACCGCAGTGCGATAAACACGCATAGTGACTATAAATTGCTCAATATCAAACTTGAAATAGATGAAAAGTTTGATGTTACTAAAGTCAATCCCGAAGATTTGCACAAAAACTGGAGATCGATAAATGCATATCCCTTACTACAAGAAATAGGCTCAGAATGGTACCGAAGTAAAAAAAGCCTTATTCTAAAAGTCCCTTCAGCACTAGTGCCTAGGGAGTATAATTTCCTGATTAATACCCACCACCCGGATTTCGAAAAGAAAGTGACCCTCCTGCAGTCCGAAGATTTTGAATGGGATGGGAGATTGCTTTGACACAAGAATTTCGCAGCAGTGATTGAGCTATTGTTGGAGCTCCTTTTTTTTGAAGCGATAGCTTAAAAAAAGAGCGACTAGCGAAAGCACGCCCGGCTGCCAAAAAAAATTAAGCCAAACTACTAATGATTAGCATTTGGCTTAATATTACCATAATTTTTAATTCTCACCTCCCCCCCGGCGGGCAATGTTCTTTCAGATATTTTGTGAAAAGCGTATTGAGATGCCTGCGGGTGCCTTCGCCTTCAAAAATTCCGTGGCTACGGTTAGGATAAGGCATAAACTGAAACTGCTTGTTGTATTTAATCAACTCATTGACAAGCATTTCGGCGTTCTGGTAGTGTACATTGTCGTCACCGGTACCATGGATATACAGCAGGTTACCTTCAAGATTTTTGGCGTGAGTCACTGGTGAGCCTTCCACAAATCCGGTCAGGTCGCCGGGAGGCACTCCCATGTAGCGTTCCTGATAGATATTGTCATAGGTCAGCTGGTTGCCCACTGCTGCTACCGCTATGCCTGTTTGATAAACTTTGGGATATTTAAAAAGCAGATTGAGTGTAGAGCTACCTCCACCGCTCCAGCCATGTACAGCTATGCGTTCCTGATCGATGAAAGGGTATTTGGCAAACAAAGCCTGAGCCCCTTCCGCCTGATCTTTGATATTGACGATTCCGATATTGCGATAGATGGCTTTCCGCCATGCGGCTCCTTTAGGTGCTGGTGAGCCACGGCCATCAATAGAGACATAGATATAACCATCTTCTGCCATATTGCCCATATAGAGGCTATTTTTCCCTGCTGACCAATTGTCTTTCGAGGTCATAGCTGCAGGCTCACCATAAACCATAAATACGGTGGCGTATTTTTTATTAGGATCAAAGTTTTTGGGCAATGCCATCCAGCCTTCCATCGGGATACCGCTGACTGTTACCACTTCCACCATTTTTACATTCGAAGCTGCTTTTTTAGCAGGGTCAATTTTGGTATCCACCCCTTTTGAAGGGTCGAGAGGCTTATGGTCAGGCAAGGTAATCCACTCGGTACTGTTTGGTGTATAATAATTGCTGAACCGATGCTGGGCATATTTGAAATTGTCGGAAAGTGTATAGCTATGTGATCCCTCCTGATTCATTGGCGATATTCTCACGGCTTCTCCGGGGGTTTTTACCGATATTTTATAAAGATAAAGCTGGCGGCTATCTGAGGGCGAAGCTGTATAGTAAAGCAAATCGGCCTCCTGGTCATATCCTAGGGGGTCAACCACGTCATAGTTTCCTTTGGTCACCAAAGTCTCGTTTTTACCATCTTTTGAGATTTTGTATACATGATTCCAGCCGTCTTTTTCGGTTACCCACAAAAACTCATTGCCACCTTTAATCCATTCCCAGCCGGCAGGCTGATCTTCATGCCAGGTGATGCGTACATCGACCCATGCATTGGGGTCTGATTCTTCATATATTTTAGTCGCTGATCCGGTTTTACTGTCAGCATAAAATAATTTTGAAACCTGCTGTTTGCGGTCAAGTTGTTGCACCATGATTTTACCCGCTTCTACCCATTCCATACGAGGAATGTAATGTTGCTTGCTATCTCCCGGCACATCCATCCACTTGGTTTTGGCGGTTTTTACATCCACCACTCCAATTCTGCAAGATGAAGGATCCTGACCTACTTTAGGATATTCCAAAGGAATCACTTTAGCATAAATGTCGTCAGTATTGTTGATCATATTGAAATACTTGATTCCCGAAGCGTCCAATTGCCAATAAGCTATCTGTTTGCTGTCCGGCGACCAACGGAAACCATCGTAAATGCCAAATTCCTCTTCATAAGCCCAGTCAAAGGTGCCGTTAATGAGTTTTGGGTTGCCGTCGGTCTTGGTCAAAGCTTTTATTGTACCCGTTTTCAGATCCTCCACATAGATATTACGGTTGCTCACATAGGCTGCTTTGCTGCCATCGGGTGATATTTTGGCAAACATCGTGGTTGATGCCGGCATTGTTGCTCCGATTCTTTGAAGTTTTTGTGCCGGAAGGTCATACACATAGTAGTCGCCTTTGGTATTGTATCGCCAAACTCTGCTGGTATTGGCAAAAATCACAAGTTTCTTTTCGTCGGGAGTAAATTTAAAATTATCAATATCCAAAGGTTGGCCATTGAATGCGAGTTTATTGGCATCAATAATTGTTTCTGAAGCTTTGGTTTCAAGATTCGTTTTTACCAACGCCCCACTTTTTAGTTCAAAATAACTTTTGCCGTCATTGGCCCAGTGTGTAGGTTGTGCAAAAGAAATTTCACAAACAAAATACAGGATAAGAATGATGAGAAGTTTTTTCATATTTAGAAAATTACGGTTTAGGCAAAAATAATCTATTTTTTTTCAACAAAATTAATCAAAGTGCCTTTATTGCTCTCAAAAGTAAAATCTTGCAGACTTTTACTTTCATATTTTTGCCAATCACCCACTATAACGAGTTTCATTTTGAAATTGCTGAATTTCTGTAAAATTTCACCGGCCAATTTTGTTTTCAAATCAAAAAAATCGTGGCATATATTCTGTTCCTCCAAAATGATTTTGTCAAAACCCTGGTAATAAAAGTCCCCTAATAACTGCGTGGCATCGTCGAGATTATTAATCAAAATAGCTTCAGATTTTATTTTTGCCACTCTTATTTCGCCCTCTATTTGTTCGATTATTTCCATTTAAAAATCAAATTATTCCACCAATTGCCGGATCAGTGAAACTTTCTTTTCCCGTATCTACATGACCTGCGTACCGCACTTCAAATCCCTGAAATTCATCGGCTGTGACAGAAAAAACGGAGAAATTACTGTCTATTTTACAAAAACATAATGTGGAATGGAACTGTGTGATATCTTTTACTACTTGTTTTTTTGAAAATTCCATTAAGGTAAATAAAATCAGCATTTGACCTTTCTAATCAAGATTTCTTCATTTTTTAAATTATAATCCAGCGTTTTATGGTCCTCATAATTCAGTACCCCTCCTTCTTCTCTTACTTTTTCCAGCAGTGAAAAATCAAACTCCTGGAAGTGCCAAAGCGGTTTTTGATGTTCTGAAACAGAAAAGATACCTTCCTCGGGTAAACCCAAATCGGGCGTAGAATAGGCCCCACAATAGCCATAGTTATAATCGGCGGCAGGAGTCCAAAGTGCCTCACCGGTCGTCTGTGAAACCAAGGTGTAACATTGATTTTCCAATGCCCGTGCTCGTGCCCCTACATGTACACGGGTGGCTCCTCGGATGGTTTCGGTGCAGCTGGGATGCAGTATTAGTTGAGCCCCATTTTGTGCCAGATGATATGATCCGACAGCAAACTCACCATCGTAACAAATCTGAATCCCGAAACTCCCCTTTTCAGTTTCAAAAACTGTAAGAATTTTCTCTGAGGAGCTCACGCTCCATTCATTTTTTTCAAAAGGCGTCATAAAAAATTTATCCTGGTATCCCGCCAAACCTTTTGGGGTAAAGACCCATGCCCTGTTGATAATCTTGCTTGAAACCTCCAGCGGAAAACTCGGAGCAACTATCAAAACATCGTATTTCTTGGCCAATTCGGTGTACCAATTCTGAAAACCCTCCACTAAAATCTGCATTTCTCTAATCTGCCGGTAGGCATCGCTCTGTATTGCTTTTGGGAGCAAACTCACCAACTCTATGGACCCATATTCGGGAAAGACCAGCCAGTCGGCTTTTTTAGAGGCCGCCCTTTTCACCCAACCTTCCACATATTCCTGCCAGGCTTCCCATGAGGTATGATAGGCAATTGGGTAAGCCGCCGCTGCTACTTTTGTCATAATTTTTTCATCCAATATACCATCGTCTTGGGGCTGGAAACCTGCTCGTCGATGTCTTGCCACTCAAACCAACTCTTCAAATTTTCCTGCTTTTCATAGCCTCTCTCCTTCCAAAATTCATCCAATGGCACATAATCTTTTGGTCTTAAAGGGTGATTCTCAGGCCTAACGACGCCGCAAAAACATGTAAACTCAAATGTATTAAAAGAACGGGCATGAGCCTCTCTTTCCTCAAAAAATCGCTTCCCAAGCCCTCTTCCCCGGTATTGGGGCAATAAAATGCTTTCACCAAAATAAAAAATATTTTCCTTGTTCAAGCCGGCTATATCAAAAGCCTCATGTACTTCTTCACTCTCATCCATCAAGGGAATACAGGTTGTAGCCCCCACCATTTTGCCATCCTCCCACACCGAAAACAAAAACGATTTTTCCGAGGCCGTATATACTTTCAGATATTCCTTTTCATACTCCAGGCTGCCTTCATACAAATACGGAAACGCCCGAAACACCGCTATCCGAAGCCTCCCAAGCTCCTCTATCACACTTTCGATTTCTTTTCCTATGAATGTTTTAAAAATCATATATTCAGGAGGTAGGCTATTGGCTGTAAGCCCATTCAATTAACACATTATCACATTAATAATTAGCACATTACCCCAACACCATCTTCTCCCACAGCGGCAAATTGTAGTAGGTCGTCACCCTGCTGATTTTTCCATCTTTCACATCCAGGAAAGCCCCCGCCGGAAGTACATATTTTTGACCGGTAGCCTCAGGCAGGCCTTCGTCGGAACTTTTATAAGTGCCATTGACTACAAACTCTACAGCCACTCTTTGGTCAGTAGGTTCAGCAAAAAACACCATTTCAGTCAGTGTCTCATCATAGCAACGATCCATGTGGGCCAAAAACTCCCTGAAAAGCTCCTTCCCCACTCTGCTGTCGCCCTGATTGGCATCATGCCGGATATCCTCACTCAGCAAGTCAAGCATGCCCTGCCAGTTTTTGTCATTAAAATTCTGATAATACGCTTTTACGATTTCTACTGAAGTCATTTGTTTTTATTTTTTAAATCAATAATTCCCATAAAGGAAGTAATTCATAAATATTGCAGATTAAAAAAATAAACCTAAACCCAACCCAATTAAAATTGAATTTTCCAAATCCCAGTAGCTATTTTGCTTAAATGTTCTTGCCTTGCTTTTACACTCTTGGGATTCCATGAATTATAATCAATAGTATTAGTAATCTGATATTTACTTGAAGAAAACACTTCCTTTTTTTCTTCAAATCCTTTATCTGAAGCGTCTTTATTGTTTTTTGACATTTCTAATAACGTCAAATTTCCTAAAAGGTAAACATTTTTATAAAATTCATCTTCGCTAAATTCTTCTTGCCATGCTTCTGAATAACTTTCTGGAAGAATATGCTCAATTGTACCATTATCCAATTCAAAATCAAAGTTATGCCCTCCCGAAATTTGACTTTCAAGTTTATATAAGATGTATCTTAAGATTTTTTTTTCAGTTGAGTTATTTGTAATAAACTGTTTAAATGAAAAATTATATCTAAAATTTTCATCATCTACATAAATTGCTTTCAAATCATTCAGAACACTTTTCAAATTTGGATTTTCGGAAAAGTAAAGATTTATCGAGGCTTTACTATAAACTTTTTCCATTTCATTCGTTTGCAATTTTGATATTACACTATATCTAAATGAAATTGTTACAATTGAATTAATGAGTCGCTTTACTGATGATTCGTCAAATTTTTTCAGAGCAACCATCAAAAGAGGCTTCCATTGTGTAACTTTAAAAGCCTTAAGGATAGTTATATTACTTTTGTTTTCTTTATCCAAACTCCATAATTCGTCATCTGGAGAACTAAGGGCAACATAATAATACGCATTAGACTCAAGCTCTTCCAATAATTTGAACACATCCTCTCCACTTCTTACAAAACTTTTTATTTCTTTAAATAAATATTCTTTTGTAATTTGTTTTCTAGTTCCTAAAAGAAAATACCTTAGAAAATTGGGGAATTCTTTTAATCCAATTGTGTCAATTATTTTTTTCCATTGATGCTTTATTTGTTTTAAATCTGAGTTACTTTTCGCAACTAATGAAAAAAGATAATTTTTCAATAAATCTGTTGAAGTAAGTTCCACTCCACGAGAATTTAAAGTTTCGAAGACAGTATATGCATTTAATTCATCCTTTACTGTGATTTGGATAAACATCATCAATTCACCAGCGATATTATTGATAAAGGACGCCAATTTCGACCCATCTTCATCTTTAAATTTATTCTTAATTTTTTCTTGAAAAAATAAATAACCTTCCCAAAGTAGTTTTTCAGAGTCTGACAATTTTTTTACATTTATAGGCTCTTTGAATGCAATTAATCTTGTCTGGAAAAAACCATCATTATTTTCATTTAAAAACAATTTACTTGAATATGTTAAAGAACTCGGATCCTTTTGTCCAATATATTGACGCATTAGAATTTCCTTTCTTTCAAAATTTTCGTCAACATTATTTTTTCCGTTTTCCGCAATTTTACTTATGGCATCGATTACGGCTAATGTTAATAAGGACAAAGTGGTAAATCTTTGTTGCCCATCTATTATAGAAAATTCTTTCCCATTTGAACTCTGAAGCACAACTGATCCCATGTAGTGCGGGCTATTGTTCTTTTCAGCGATTTCAATATCATTCCATAAATCTTCCCAATTGTCTAATTCCCAAGAATAATCTCTTTGAAATTGAGGAACTTTATAAATTTTACCATTTCCTAAAATGTCATTGAAGGATACGGTTTTAGTATCTAATAAATGTCCTGTTCCCATTTGGTTTTTTTAATTTCAAAAATAACAATTTCTCTTCACCCCGCCCAACTTTCTCTGTCCAGACTTCTGTATTGGATCGCTTCCGCAAGGTGCTCGATTCTGATTTCTTCGGTACCGGCCAGGTCGGCGATGGTGCGGGAAACCTTCAAAATGCGGTCATAAGCCCGTGCTGAAAGCCCCAGCCTTTCCATGGCTTTTTTGAGCAAAGCACGTCCGGCATCTCCAATTTCACAGATATTTTTTACCATTTCGGCAGGCATCATGGCATTGGAATGTATCTCCGGGAATTCCTTGAACCTATCAATCTGTATCTCTCTGGCTTTTACTACTCTTTCTCTTATTTCTCCGGATGATTCATTTTTTCGGGTGCTGGATATCTCATCAAAGCTCACCGGAGTCACCTCTACGTGCAGGTCAATGCGGTCGAGCAAGGGTCCCGAGATCTTATTCAGATATTTTTCTACCGCTCCGGGCGGACAAGTACAGTCTTTCTCCGGGTGATTATAATACCCACATGGACAGGGGTTCATACTCGCTATCAACATAAAACTACTTGGAAACTCCACCGCCAAACGCGTTCTGGATATCACCACTTTCCGCTCTTCCAGCGGTTGTCGCATCACTTCCAGCACGGTACGTTTAAATTCGGGCAATTCATCAAGGAAAAGCACCCCATTATGTGCCAACGAAATCTCGCCCGGCTGAGGAAAACTACCACCACCCACCAATGCCGCATCAGAAATGGTATGATGGGGATTTCGAAATGGCCTGCGGGCAATCAAAGAAGAATTGGTATCCAGCTTTCCTGCAACGGAATGTATCTTGGTGGTTTCGAGAGCCTCCGAAAGCGTCAAAGGTGGCAAAATAGAAGGCAGCCGTTTTGCAAGCATGGTTTTACCGGCACCGGGAGGGCCAATCATGATGGCATTATGCCCACCGGCAGCGGCAATCTCCAGTGCCCGTTTGATATTTTCCTGGCCTTGCACATGCGAAAAATCGGCCTCGTATTCGTTGAGGGTGTGATAAAATATGTCGCGGGTATCGGTAACCAACGGTTTAATGTCAATTTCGCCGGTCAAAAAATCAACTGCTTCCTGCAAGGTTTCTACGCCAATCACATCCAGATTATTGACGATTGAAGCCTCCAATGCATTTTCTTTGGGTAAAATAAATCCTTTCAGTTTATTGGTCCGGGCTTCTATCGCAATAGGAAGTACCCCTTTGATAGGTCTGAGTTTTCCGTCCAAAGCCAACTCACCCAAAATCACATATTCTTTGATTTCCTTTTCATAAATCAGGTTTCCACCTGATGAAAGCAGACAAATCGCAATGGGTAAATCATAGGCCGAACCTTCTTTTCTGATATCTGCCGGGGCCAGATTCACAATCGTTTTGTAGCGTGAAACTTCATAACCGCCATTTTTCAGAGCGGCATCAATTCTTTGCAGACTTTCTCTTACGGCATTGTCGGGCAGCCCGACCACACTCAGACCAAAACCGCCTTTCAAAACACTCACTTCAACTGTAATGAGCGTGGCACTCACCCCATAAACTGCGGCACCATTTGTAGTGGATAACATATCAATTTTAAATTTTTATTATTCTTCCCAATGCCAGTCCTTGCCTATGACCAGCTCTTTTTTAAGGTCTTGTTTGATCAGAAAATCCCTGGTTTCTTCACTGTTACGAAACTTCACCGGCAACTCATCCATATTGGCCAGTGCATAGAGCATCATGGCCGTAAACCTCACATTGTTGTTAATCTGATCTTTGTCTATGAGGTCTATTCGGTCACAATTGGCATGGTAGCAACCATAAGCTTTCACCGGAAAACTACCCGATGGATTACACACCGGAACCCCTTTCAACATAAACGGCTGATGGTCGCTGTGCAATCCTGCCCGGTTATGATTCATGTTTTTGTAAGAGGCATCTATTTTTTGAATATAGGCTCCCAGTTCTTCCAGTTTTAAATTTAGGGCATCATTTCCCGAAGCATTAAAACCCATTGTATTATTTACCATATCAAGGTTCATCATCAATTTAACATTATTGATTTCACCGGTTTCAACATATTTGTTGGCCATCGATTTTGAGCCCAAAAGTCCCTGCTCTTCGCCCATAAACATCACAAATTCTATTGAGCGTTTGGTTTTCAATTTCAATGCTTTAAAAACTCTTGCAATATCAAGTACCGAAAACGACCCTATTCCGTTGTCCATAGCACCTGTGGCCAGGTCCCAGGAGTCAAGGTGACCACCAATTACGATTTTTTCTGTTTTTAGTTTTTTAGAAGACCCCAAATGGGTAGCCACTACGTTTCTGGCATTGATAGGCCTGCTGTAATTTAGCATGTCAATTACGGCCAAAATATTGTGCTCATCTTTTATCCACCTTCTCATACTTTTTCCTGTCTCTTTCGAAACACATACGGCAGGAATCGGAATAAGGTCACCAGTAACTGAGGCCGTTCCGGTAAGCAAAACCTCACCGTCAACCGAATTGGCTATGATTACTCCCACCGCACCAAATTTTATGGCCAGAGCCGTTTTTTCTGAACGGTGCAGATTTTTTTGTCCTTTATTTACTTCTTTCTGAATATTTATATTCAT
The sequence above is a segment of the Cytophagaceae bacterium genome. Coding sequences within it:
- a CDS encoding carbon-nitrogen hydrolase family protein — its product is MMTKVAAAAYPIAYHTSWEAWQEYVEGWVKRAASKKADWLVFPEYGSIELVSLLPKAIQSDAYRQIREMQILVEGFQNWYTELAKKYDVLIVAPSFPLEVSSKIINRAWVFTPKGLAGYQDKFFMTPFEKNEWSVSSSEKILTVFETEKGSFGIQICYDGEFAVGSYHLAQNGAQLILHPSCTETIRGATRVHVGARARALENQCYTLVSQTTGEALWTPAADYNYGYCGAYSTPDLGLPEEGIFSVSEHQKPLWHFQEFDFSLLEKVREEGGVLNYEDHKTLDYNLKNEEILIRKVKC
- a CDS encoding DUF4180 domain-containing protein, which produces MEIIEQIEGEIRVAKIKSEAILINNLDDATQLLGDFYYQGFDKIILEEQNICHDFFDLKTKLAGEILQKFSNFKMKLVIVGDWQKYESKSLQDFTFESNKGTLINFVEKK
- a CDS encoding S9 family peptidase; the encoded protein is MKKLLIILILYFVCEISFAQPTHWANDGKSYFELKSGALVKTNLETKASETIIDANKLAFNGQPLDIDNFKFTPDEKKLVIFANTSRVWRYNTKGDYYVYDLPAQKLQRIGATMPASTTMFAKISPDGSKAAYVSNRNIYVEDLKTGTIKALTKTDGNPKLINGTFDWAYEEEFGIYDGFRWSPDSKQIAYWQLDASGIKYFNMINNTDDIYAKVIPLEYPKVGQDPSSCRIGVVDVKTAKTKWMDVPGDSKQHYIPRMEWVEAGKIMVQQLDRKQQVSKLFYADSKTGSATKIYEESDPNAWVDVRITWHEDQPAGWEWIKGGNEFLWVTEKDGWNHVYKISKDGKNETLVTKGNYDVVDPLGYDQEADLLYYTASPSDSRQLYLYKISVKTPGEAVRISPMNQEGSHSYTLSDNFKYAQHRFSNYYTPNSTEWITLPDHKPLDPSKGVDTKIDPAKKAASNVKMVEVVTVSGIPMEGWMALPKNFDPNKKYATVFMVYGEPAAMTSKDNWSAGKNSLYMGNMAEDGYIYVSIDGRGSPAPKGAAWRKAIYRNIGIVNIKDQAEGAQALFAKYPFIDQERIAVHGWSGGGSSTLNLLFKYPKVYQTGIAVAAVGNQLTYDNIYQERYMGVPPGDLTGFVEGSPVTHAKNLEGNLLYIHGTGDDNVHYQNAEMLVNELIKYNKQFQFMPYPNRSHGIFEGEGTRRHLNTLFTKYLKEHCPPGGR
- a CDS encoding GNAT family N-acetyltransferase is translated as MIFKTFIGKEIESVIEELGRLRIAVFRAFPYLYEGSLEYEKEYLKVYTASEKSFLFSVWEDGKMVGATTCIPLMDESEEVHEAFDIAGLNKENIFYFGESILLPQYRGRGLGKRFFEEREAHARSFNTFEFTCFCGVVRPENHPLRPKDYVPLDEFWKERGYEKQENLKSWFEWQDIDEQVSSPKTMVYWMKKL
- a CDS encoding DUF2384 domain-containing protein; amino-acid sequence: MLDKRQNDIIGKIPAIHDSTKFFLFVANSSQDSDYVSILNKLFTLNDNLLADWLNISSRTFRNYRKNPELSLKENTKEHILVLLSLYKHGIETFGNKDDFEKWLSLPNILLDSKPPVSFLDTIMGIKFIDNRLTAIEYGENA
- a CDS encoding RES family NAD+ phosphorylase, giving the protein MIVFNIRKAKFARELSASGIENRWNKEDEFVIYTGSSVSLATLEMVAHRSAINTHSDYKLLNIKLEIDEKFDVTKVNPEDLHKNWRSINAYPLLQEIGSEWYRSKKSLILKVPSALVPREYNFLINTHHPDFEKKVTLLQSEDFEWDGRLL
- a CDS encoding DUF4982 domain-containing protein; this encodes MKKTLAIILLFSGLVSAQERTLTILKNGWKFQKGAVVNAQTEKLDDSKWASVTVPHDWAIAGPFIPDGDGNTGKLPWKGEGWYRLKFNVPASETEKKYILLFDGVMAQPQVFVNGQKAGGWDYGYNSFYIDITSFLKKKGENLLSVHADTRQHDSRWYPGAGIYRKVTLIALNPVHTNIWGTQVQTAILKPHYADILVRSAIKNESLSDKKLKVIQKIYKDGKFTGVDFWVEMEIKAGQSKNAENTLTLPNPARWSLEHPELYEVETSIFEGNTLLDVTRTDFGIRDIRITPDNGLFLNDQRVQLKGVNLHADLGPLGMAFDEKVFKRQLLIMKNMGCNAIRTSHNVPAPELLELCDRMGFLVFNEAFDKYDAKADITDTTDFDAFAKRNIGNFVRRDRNHPSVFIWSVGNEMADQQLNLNGGFDKLQTMINYVKKYDPTRPITMACDIFPATKTRHFDFYDVHSWNYGRRYGLARQMEPNKSVIVSESASTISSRGYYEFPLPKDKTQVSSALQMSSYDFNAPYWAEISDDDFMWQQDEPYIAGEFVWTGIDYLGEPTPYTNDWTKENGLPVTASSRSSYFGIVDLCGMPKDRYFLYKSYWNTTDTTLHVLPHWNWPERLGQNVPVFVYTSGDCAELFVNGVSQGKKCKNPKSDNSVERFRLMWENVTYQPGELKVVAYKNGVRVAEKTIATTTAPVKVKITKDNTLKEKADYYFFELSVTDQAGRECPTAANVIKISLKGDATIAGIDNGNPQNFQSFRSESIPLFNGKAMVIIHSESGKFEISATSEELGEGSN